Proteins co-encoded in one Maylandia zebra isolate NMK-2024a linkage group LG16, Mzebra_GT3a, whole genome shotgun sequence genomic window:
- the LOC101465535 gene encoding olfactory receptor 13C2-like: protein MDQELNFTYVTLDWYVDINKYRYVFFFIMFALYSLIICTNSTIMYIICIHKNLHEPMYIFIAALLLNSVLYSTTIYPKLLIDFLSEKQVTTYSACLFQFFMFYTLGGSEFFLLAAMAYDRYVAICKPLQYHIIMRKTTVSIFLIIAWLVPACHIAVQAIGSANIKLCDFNIKGIFCNNAVYTLLCERSRLITIFGVVALLDLAVLPMLFIVFTYTKIFIVSYQRCKEIQKKAAETCLPHLLVLISASVFFVYDVSIARVETNFPKTVRIVMTLQVVLYHPIFNPFIYGLKMKKISKHLKRFFSRPQSILVLKVNA, encoded by the coding sequence ATGGATCAAGAGTTAAATTTTACATATGTAACTCTGGACTGGTATGTGGACATTAACAAGTAcagatatgttttcttttttattatgtttgcaTTATATAGTCTAATAATCTGCACTAATTCTACTATTATGTACATAATCTGCATTCATAAAAACCTTCATGAGCCTATGTACATTTTCATTGCAGCTTTATTACTGAACTCTGTTCTTTACAGTACAACTATTTACCCAAAACTCCTGATTGACTTTTTATCTGAAAAACAAGTCACAACATATTCAGCCTGTCTCTTtcagttttttatgttttacactCTAGGTGGTTCAGAGTTCTTTCTCTTGGCTGCCATGGCCTATGACAGATATGTGGCAATATGTAAACCTCTGCAATATCATATTATCATGAGAAAAACCACTGTGAGTATTTTTCTGATCATAGCTTGGCTTGTACCTGCTTGTCATATTGCAGTCCAAGCAATAGGGAGTGCTAACATTAAACTGTGTGACTTTAATATAAAGGGAATATTTTGTAACAATGCAGTTTACACTCTTCTGTGTGAAAGATCAAGATTAATTACCATCTTTGGTGTGGTTGCTTTACTAGATCTTGCAGTACTTCCTATGCTCTTTATAGTTTTCACTTATACAAAAATATTTATAGTCTCTTATCAAAGATGTAAAGAAATTCAGAAGAAAGCTGCAGAGACTTGTTTACCCCATCTTTTAGTTTTAATCAGtgcttctgtgttttttgtgtatgaTGTAAGCATAGCTCGGGTGGAAACAAATTTTCCAAAAACTGTACGGATAGTAATGACATTACAAGTAGTTCTGTATCATCCTATTTTTAATCCATTCATCTATGgactcaaaatgaaaaaaatttcAAAACACCTGAAAAGGTTCTTTTCCAGGCCACAATCAATCCTTGTATTAAAAGTAAATGCCTAG
- the LOC143412872 gene encoding olfactory receptor-like protein COR2: MGALYSTAVYPKYLNDFLSEKQVISYSACLFQYFLFYSLACSEFFLLAAMGYDRYVAICKSLQYPTIMRKKDCEYFPVHSFACACFYMTIQAIGSAKAKLCSFYLNETFCNNRIYTFQCVRSELFAAFALVCLLDLGILPLLFILYTYTKIFLMSYRSCKEIRKKAAETCLPHLTRAPPCASSTTSGCRSAPHGSSTASPPPGSTCGVSGSSVDHAWSIIAALRFAPDGGQPGPATIPAGAVPPSPAPAGWLPFRPPFGPAPPFPGSGLFPIVPRPGILAPLWCG, from the exons ATGG GTGCTCTTTACTCTACAGCTGTTTACCCTAAATATCTCAATGACTTTTTATCTGAAAAACAGGTCATATCCTATTCGGCATgtctttttcagtattttctgttttacagtCTAGCTTgctcagagttttttctcttggcAGCCATGGGCTATGACAGATATGTGGCTATATGCAAATCTCTTCAATATCCAACCATCATGAGAAAAAAAGACTGTGAGTATTTTCCTGTTCATAGCTTTGCTTGTGCCTGCTTTTATATGACAATCCAAGCAATAGGGAGTGCTAAAGCTAAATTGTGttccttttatttaaatgaaacattttgtaaCAACAGAATTTATACTTTTCAGTGTGTAAGATCAGAATTATTTGCTGCCTTtgctttggtttgtttgctAGATCTTGGAATACTCCCTCTGTTATTCATActttacacatacacaaaaatattCTTAATGTCTTATCGAAGTTGTAAAGAAATTAGGAAGAAAGCTGCAGAGACCTGTTTACCCCACCTTACA CGTGCACCCCCATGCGCCTCATCCACCACCTCTGGCTGCCGAAGTGCTCCACACGGCTCCTCCACCGCTTCCCCACCACCAGGTTCCACCTGTGGGGTTAGCGGCAGCAGTGTGGACCACGCCTGGAGCATCATTGCAGCTCTGCGATTTGCCCCAGATGGCGGTCAGCCTGGTCCCGCAACTATTCCTGCTGGCGCCGTGCCTCCGTCACCTGCTCCAGCTGGGTGGCTGCCATTTCGGCCACCATTTGGGCCAGCTCCCCCCTTTCCTGGCTCTGGTTTGTTCCCCATCGTACCGCGTCCCGGGATTTTGGCACCACTGTGGTGTGGTTGA